Proteins encoded by one window of Xylella fastidiosa:
- a CDS encoding DsbA family oxidoreductase, with translation MFAHIRVRHRAFRLMPELIPLPVIDVLQQRYGGSAEQIVAIQQRIEKIAAEEGLMYRLLGTQGADTLQAHRLLYLVHRQGLQEVLLERFYSAYFSEGTPILDTDILAPLALDVGLERTAVAALFAGQDFIAEIEDDQRRLQRYGANGVPFFLMDGRIAVNGAQPIEAFSDALAQLNADAASQSAFFLR, from the coding sequence TTGTTTGCCCACATCAGAGTACGTCACCGCGCATTCCGATTAATGCCGGAACTGATTCCCCTTCCAGTGATTGACGTACTCCAGCAGCGTTATGGTGGTTCCGCCGAACAGATTGTGGCAATACAGCAACGTATTGAGAAAATTGCTGCCGAAGAAGGCTTAATGTATCGATTGCTTGGTACTCAGGGCGCAGATACCCTGCAGGCACACCGCTTGTTGTATTTGGTACACCGCCAGGGATTGCAAGAAGTCCTTTTGGAGCGCTTTTACAGCGCTTATTTCAGCGAAGGAACTCCCATATTGGATACTGATATTTTGGCGCCTTTAGCGCTTGACGTGGGATTGGAGCGCACAGCGGTTGCCGCATTATTTGCTGGTCAAGATTTTATCGCTGAGATAGAGGATGATCAGCGCCGCTTGCAGCGTTACGGTGCAAACGGTGTCCCATTTTTCCTGATGGATGGGCGTATTGCAGTGAATGGTGCCCAGCCAATAGAGGCGTTCTCAGATGCACTGGCACAGTTGAATGCCGATGCGGCATCGCAATCGGCATTCTTCCTGCGTTGA
- a CDS encoding tyrosine-type recombinase/integrase: MGRKPIKAGAIPRFRVRPQKSGVVYYYYDHGGKPRKETPLGRDYGLAIKRWAELEHAQITPAIAVTFRHVAERYRAEVIPTKAYNTQRMHHVYLNYLLQFFDDPPAPFESIKPVNIRQYLDWRPFKVSANREVALFSHLWNWARSKGITDLPNPCGGIRRNKERGRDVYIDDTTYRAVYQAADQTLRDAMDLAYLTGQRVSDVVSMDERHIVNGALEICQAKTGVKLAIAITGELSVLIKRIFDRKRGMKLRSTRLIVDAKGLELSRIGLRYRFDKARAAAGVAKEVFQFRDLRAKAATDKADLAGDMRQAQAQLGHASVTMTEHYVRKRKGAKVTPTR; encoded by the coding sequence ATGGGACGTAAGCCAATCAAAGCAGGCGCGATTCCGAGGTTTCGCGTGCGCCCTCAGAAGTCCGGCGTGGTGTATTACTACTACGATCATGGCGGCAAGCCACGCAAAGAGACGCCACTAGGACGCGACTACGGGTTAGCCATCAAGCGGTGGGCTGAGCTGGAGCATGCGCAGATCACTCCTGCGATTGCGGTGACGTTCCGCCATGTGGCCGAGCGTTACCGCGCTGAGGTGATCCCAACAAAGGCGTATAACACCCAACGCATGCACCACGTATATTTAAACTATCTGTTGCAGTTTTTCGACGATCCCCCCGCGCCGTTTGAGTCAATTAAACCTGTGAATATCCGCCAGTATCTAGATTGGCGGCCTTTTAAGGTAAGCGCTAATCGCGAAGTAGCATTATTTTCGCATCTTTGGAATTGGGCGCGGAGTAAGGGAATTACTGATCTTCCTAACCCTTGTGGGGGTATCCGGCGTAATAAGGAGCGGGGGCGCGACGTGTATATAGATGATACGACGTACCGCGCTGTGTACCAGGCAGCGGACCAAACGCTCAGGGATGCGATGGACCTCGCCTATCTGACGGGGCAGCGTGTGAGTGATGTTGTGTCTATGGATGAGCGCCATATTGTTAATGGCGCTTTGGAGATTTGCCAAGCTAAAACGGGAGTGAAATTGGCGATTGCGATTACGGGTGAATTGTCAGTTTTAATAAAGCGTATTTTTGATCGCAAGCGGGGGATGAAGCTGCGTAGCACGCGTTTGATTGTGGATGCGAAAGGCTTGGAGCTAAGTCGTATAGGATTGCGTTACAGGTTTGATAAGGCACGTGCTGCCGCAGGGGTCGCCAAGGAGGTATTCCAATTCCGCGATCTACGCGCCAAAGCGGCGACCGATAAGGCAGATTTGGCGGGCGATATGCGCCAAGCACAAGCACAATTGGGGCATGCGTCGGTGACGATGACGGAGCACTATGTACGCAAGCGCAAAGGGGCGAAGGTGACGCCTACGCGGTAA
- a CDS encoding ABC-F family ATP-binding cassette domain-containing protein: MISLRHFAMRRGGRLLLSNVDITLHAGDRVGVVGRNGVGKSSLFAAIRGELEADKGNVELPGKLRIASVAQETPSLSDLALDFVLSGDDVVAEVLRVEAEANAREDWEAVAAAHQRLAEIGGYDAEARAGKLLHGLGFLTQTQRRAVSTFSGGWRVRLNLARALMMPSDLLLLDEPTNHLDMDAVFWLEQWLQKYPGTLLLISHDREFLDNVATHILHLHDGNAKLYVGGYTDFERQRAEQLRQQQIAFEKEQAERVHLQSFIDRFKAKASKAKQAQSRIKRLEKLAGTEAVRMEREFRITFAPPTKQPHSLITLRQVNCGYSVLSPSTPSDPPPVDIHAAAPSQPAVILHRVDFGLEAGDRIGLLGPNGAGKSTLVKTLVSDLAPLTGERIAHPDVRIGYFAQHTVESLHEGQSPIDHFRTLAPQAPIQSIRDFLGKWNFPGDRAFEPVDGFSGGERARLALSLIAWRQPNVLLLDEPTNHLDLEMREALAEALSDFDGAIVMVSHDRHLIGLVCDTFWRVADGVVEPFAGDLDQYAAWLRTRPAARGVRAKTEEVNQPQASLTAKSPTSQLPVKKSVNSQKLLVAEKHVSELETLLTELDRKLADPVNYANGEVMRRLGDEREHAARRLAEAEQAWFLLMDGG; the protein is encoded by the coding sequence ATGATCTCTCTACGTCATTTCGCAATGCGCCGCGGTGGGCGGTTGTTGCTGTCCAATGTTGATATCACCTTGCATGCGGGGGATCGTGTTGGCGTGGTTGGTCGCAATGGTGTTGGAAAGTCCAGTCTGTTTGCAGCGATCCGTGGCGAATTAGAAGCGGACAAAGGCAATGTTGAGTTACCTGGAAAATTACGTATTGCCAGTGTTGCGCAGGAAACACCCTCCTTATCGGATCTGGCCCTGGACTTTGTACTCAGTGGTGATGATGTGGTTGCCGAGGTCCTGCGTGTCGAGGCAGAGGCGAATGCACGCGAGGATTGGGAGGCGGTAGCCGCTGCCCATCAGCGCTTAGCCGAGATCGGCGGTTACGACGCCGAAGCACGTGCAGGTAAATTGCTGCATGGCCTGGGTTTTCTCACACAGACGCAGCGGCGTGCTGTCTCGACGTTCTCTGGTGGCTGGCGCGTCCGCTTGAACCTGGCACGTGCACTGATGATGCCCAGTGATCTGTTGTTACTGGACGAACCAACCAACCATCTGGATATGGATGCCGTGTTCTGGTTAGAACAATGGTTGCAGAAGTACCCTGGTACGTTGCTGCTGATTAGTCATGACCGTGAGTTTTTGGATAACGTTGCCACGCATATCCTGCATTTGCATGATGGTAACGCCAAACTATACGTGGGCGGCTACACCGACTTCGAGCGTCAACGTGCCGAGCAACTACGCCAGCAACAGATTGCTTTTGAGAAAGAGCAGGCCGAGCGTGTTCACTTGCAGAGCTTCATTGACCGTTTCAAGGCTAAAGCATCAAAAGCCAAGCAGGCACAAAGCCGGATCAAACGCTTAGAAAAGTTGGCTGGAACGGAGGCTGTCCGTATGGAGCGTGAATTCCGTATCACGTTTGCACCGCCAACCAAACAACCGCATTCCTTGATTACGCTGCGCCAGGTGAATTGCGGTTATTCGGTATTGTCTCCGTCTACACCCTCCGATCCTCCACCTGTTGATATCCATGCGGCAGCACCTTCGCAGCCTGCCGTGATTCTTCATCGTGTTGATTTTGGACTTGAGGCGGGAGACCGTATTGGGTTGCTTGGTCCCAATGGTGCCGGAAAATCGACCCTGGTCAAAACATTGGTGAGTGACCTGGCCCCTTTGACGGGGGAGCGCATCGCTCATCCTGATGTGCGTATTGGCTATTTTGCACAGCACACGGTTGAATCACTGCACGAGGGACAATCGCCGATTGATCATTTCCGTACCCTTGCGCCGCAAGCACCGATCCAATCCATACGCGACTTTTTGGGTAAATGGAATTTTCCTGGAGATCGTGCCTTTGAACCTGTGGATGGTTTTTCCGGAGGTGAGCGTGCGCGCTTGGCATTGTCGTTGATTGCTTGGCGGCAGCCGAATGTTTTGTTACTTGATGAACCCACCAACCACCTGGATCTAGAGATGCGCGAAGCCTTGGCTGAGGCGCTGAGTGATTTTGATGGAGCAATTGTGATGGTCTCGCACGACCGTCACTTGATTGGCTTAGTGTGCGACACGTTTTGGCGTGTTGCTGATGGTGTGGTCGAGCCGTTTGCTGGTGATCTTGACCAATACGCTGCTTGGCTGCGGACACGTCCCGCGGCACGTGGTGTGCGCGCCAAGACAGAGGAGGTCAATCAGCCACAGGCTTCGTTGACTGCCAAATCGCCTACTTCTCAACTCCCAGTGAAAAAGTCGGTCAACTCACAAAAGCTATTGGTTGCGGAAAAGCATGTGAGCGAATTGGAGACGCTCTTGACCGAATTGGATCGCAAGCTTGCCGATCCGGTCAATTATGCCAATGGCGAAGTGATGAGGCGTCTTGGCGATGAGCGCGAGCATGCTGCCAGACGGTTAGCTGAAGCCGAACAGGCTTGGTTTCTGTTGATGGATGGGGGATGA
- a CDS encoding TonB-dependent receptor, with amino-acid sequence MKNRSCSLALIITIALICTISPLQAQSTSNKTLDTLIVTGTRISDRTAAESSSPIDIISQESLEATGTTELATALSRMVPSLNFPRPAVSDGNDAVRPAQLRGLSPDQVLVLVNGKRYHTTALVNLNEIQGRGSAPADLNTIPIAAIERIEVLRDGASAQYGSDAIAGVINIVLKGAGKGGSITGHYGEYKVKDGKQYELSGDTGLSFAGTGKVHFAAQGGHEDQTNRAVPYNDGIIRQRYGDPKINQGAFSYNGSYSPTEGVTFYSFGMVSRRKVLSNGFYRWADDARNRPEIYPEGFLPQIYNVANDTSWVSGMKASTAWGLNIDLSYNYGNNQLTFDVRNSLNNSLGLSSPTAFYAGGLEITQHVLNADFNKSVDWGHLAYPLNLAFGVEWRGEIFNEYQGEEASYINGGVRSSAGTLLPGAQVFSGFKPSDSGGFDRNSHSMYIDLEGNLTEKFSAGVAGRYEHYSDFSNTRTGKVSLRYAFTPQVAVRATTSNGFRAPSLQQQFFQSIATDFIAGIPYEIGTFRTDNAAAVALGAEPLKAEKSKNYSLGLVVQPVDDLHLTIDAYRINIDDRIVLSENLTSTAVRHYLQANGYAGIGGGRYFTNGVDTKTTGLDAISSYHWALSNSTMDFTLGYNYNKTEVKRVADNPTRLTAIDPSAVRISQAELTRITRGAPRDKAFLSGVWNIGHWSFTTTGTRWGEFTVYNTPTAVPVQQRFAPKWTLDLAVSYKLQHWNFTIGGDNVTNTYPERDLIGQGTPAYLPYSRSSPFGFNGAFAYANISYNW; translated from the coding sequence ATGAAGAACAGGTCCTGCTCCCTTGCGCTTATCATCACGATCGCTCTGATTTGCACCATCTCTCCACTACAGGCACAGAGCACCTCAAACAAAACTCTGGATACTCTCATCGTCACTGGTACACGCATTAGCGACCGTACTGCCGCGGAATCATCCTCACCAATTGACATTATTTCCCAAGAATCACTGGAAGCCACTGGGACAACAGAATTAGCCACTGCGCTGTCTCGCATGGTGCCATCGCTCAACTTTCCTCGTCCGGCAGTCAGCGACGGCAACGATGCAGTACGCCCAGCACAACTGCGCGGCTTGTCTCCAGACCAAGTCCTGGTGTTGGTCAACGGCAAGCGTTATCACACCACTGCGCTGGTTAATCTCAATGAGATCCAGGGTCGCGGCTCAGCACCTGCTGATCTCAACACGATTCCCATTGCTGCAATCGAACGTATCGAAGTACTGAGGGATGGTGCATCAGCACAGTACGGTTCAGATGCAATTGCCGGTGTCATTAACATCGTTCTCAAGGGGGCTGGTAAAGGGGGCAGCATTACGGGTCACTATGGTGAATACAAAGTCAAGGATGGGAAGCAATATGAGTTATCCGGGGACACGGGATTGAGTTTCGCAGGCACCGGAAAAGTTCACTTTGCTGCTCAAGGCGGTCACGAGGACCAGACCAATCGCGCCGTACCCTATAACGACGGCATCATCAGGCAACGCTACGGTGACCCGAAGATCAATCAAGGGGCGTTTTCGTACAACGGCAGTTACAGCCCGACAGAAGGTGTGACCTTCTATTCATTCGGTATGGTGAGCCGCCGTAAGGTGCTATCCAATGGCTTCTACCGTTGGGCCGACGATGCACGCAACCGACCGGAAATCTATCCAGAAGGTTTTCTGCCGCAAATCTACAACGTTGCCAATGACACGTCCTGGGTGAGCGGTATGAAAGCGTCGACTGCATGGGGACTCAACATCGACCTAAGCTACAATTATGGCAACAATCAGCTGACTTTCGATGTCAGAAACAGTCTCAATAACAGTCTGGGGCTGAGCAGTCCCACTGCATTCTATGCCGGCGGTCTAGAGATCACGCAGCATGTACTCAACGCAGACTTCAATAAGTCGGTGGATTGGGGACATCTGGCATATCCGCTGAACTTGGCATTCGGCGTGGAATGGCGTGGTGAAATATTCAATGAATATCAAGGAGAGGAAGCTTCCTATATAAACGGCGGAGTGCGTTCCAGTGCCGGTACGCTCTTACCAGGAGCACAAGTATTTTCTGGCTTCAAGCCATCCGATTCCGGCGGTTTTGATCGTAACAGCCATTCGATGTACATCGATCTGGAAGGCAATTTGACGGAGAAATTCTCTGCTGGAGTTGCCGGACGCTACGAACACTACAGTGACTTCAGCAACACCAGGACAGGCAAAGTGTCACTGCGTTACGCCTTCACTCCCCAAGTCGCGGTACGCGCCACCACGTCCAACGGCTTCCGTGCACCCTCTCTGCAACAGCAGTTTTTCCAATCAATCGCTACCGACTTTATCGCAGGTATACCTTACGAAATCGGCACTTTCCGCACTGACAACGCGGCCGCAGTCGCGCTGGGTGCGGAACCATTAAAAGCTGAGAAGTCCAAAAACTATAGTCTGGGTTTGGTCGTGCAACCAGTCGATGATCTGCATCTGACAATTGATGCGTACCGTATCAATATTGATGACCGTATCGTCCTTTCTGAAAATCTAACTTCAACCGCAGTACGTCATTACCTGCAAGCAAACGGCTACGCCGGCATCGGCGGCGGGCGCTATTTCACCAACGGGGTTGACACTAAGACAACTGGCCTGGATGCAATCAGTAGCTACCATTGGGCGCTGAGCAACAGCACGATGGATTTCACGCTTGGTTATAACTACAACAAAACAGAGGTCAAGCGCGTCGCCGACAACCCAACACGGTTAACAGCGATAGACCCAAGTGCCGTACGCATTAGCCAAGCTGAGCTGACTCGCATCACCAGAGGGGCTCCTCGCGACAAGGCGTTCCTCAGTGGAGTGTGGAACATCGGCCACTGGTCGTTTACCACCACAGGCACGCGCTGGGGTGAGTTCACGGTCTACAACACACCAACGGCTGTGCCCGTGCAACAGAGGTTCGCTCCAAAATGGACACTGGATCTAGCGGTGTCTTACAAGTTGCAGCACTGGAATTTCACGATAGGTGGGGACAATGTCACCAACACCTATCCAGAACGCGATCTCATCGGGCAAGGAACACCGGCCTATTTACCGTATAGCAGATCTTCACCTTTTGGCTTCAACGGAGCATTTGCCTACGCCAACATCAGCTACAACTGGTGA
- a CDS encoding DUF4224 domain-containing protein: MIETQAKQLRDMPPAAGLCLSRSEVAELCGTPQRARQAAFLRKNGIRHYLDAHDWPVVLRAAIDAMPPSAVVRPVWKSNKVAYGT, from the coding sequence ATGATTGAGACGCAAGCAAAACAACTACGAGACATGCCCCCAGCCGCTGGTTTATGTCTTTCTAGAAGTGAGGTGGCCGAGTTATGCGGTACTCCGCAACGCGCTCGCCAAGCCGCTTTTCTTAGGAAGAACGGCATTCGGCATTATCTGGATGCGCATGACTGGCCTGTCGTGCTGCGTGCTGCAATTGACGCGATGCCGCCTTCTGCGGTGGTTCGGCCTGTGTGGAAGTCTAATAAGGTCGCTTATGGGACGTAA
- a CDS encoding TonB-dependent receptor plug domain-containing protein, translated as MNPFVSLTVASVTALFVASPAFGQEATQSTTLDTMIVTGTHVTERTVVESQSPIDIISAAHLAATGSSELATALSRMLPSLNFPRPALADGTSGIRPAQMRGLAPDQTLVLINGKRRHLSAQINVNGTIGRGSSAVDLNTIPITAIERIEVLRDGASAQYGSDAIAGVINIVLKGATQDGSLAVEHGQYSAGDGATSKLSGDSGISFANGRGTLHLAMDISQQEQTNRAGPYQGSAPNTGNYPDIGRTAFIYGDPGVNAAAFSANGMFHVGEHVKGYANAMLSNRDITSFAFYRSRNHNGQSMLLAQRYPEGYVPEIEQNSKDRSLVAGLKGSTEHGLNWDMSYNYGSNHIGFHTNNSINYSLGVESPRDFYDGALEYTQHLLNTDFTKVLDWGLTYPVTLSFGTEYRYEQWNQSPGIPASYNGMTGGAQGFAGFSPLNTVHANRNNYALYAGLDGDLSEHLSAGVAGRFEHYSDFGNQTSGKLSARYALTDQAALRATIGNGFRAPSLAQQRYQVVTSTYSNGTFYESGTFPTTSPVAQALGAAPLRAESSLSYSLGLVLQPFERLYLTLDTYQIDIAHRILLSSNLNDAAVLAALQQQGNSNVTSVRYFANAANTRTRGVDLVGTYTIPFAVGQLDLTTSYSGIGTRIRSAVTQPAALSAIGSTQTIVGRDEIGRLEESFPKDKLILSGTWKLTQWDLMLAATRYGTVTVRNPTSVSRDQTYGARWVVDASASYKSDMHWMLTLGANNLLNAYPDKTVNAINSIYGQMPYSNYAPFGFNGTYVYARIGYSW; from the coding sequence ATGAACCCATTTGTATCTCTCACAGTAGCAAGCGTAACCGCACTCTTTGTTGCCTCCCCTGCGTTCGGTCAGGAGGCCACGCAATCTACAACGCTGGATACGATGATCGTTACCGGCACGCACGTGACCGAGCGTACTGTGGTGGAATCCCAATCGCCGATTGACATTATCAGCGCTGCACACTTGGCCGCTACGGGTAGTTCAGAACTGGCTACGGCGCTGTCCCGAATGTTGCCATCATTAAACTTTCCGCGTCCGGCACTGGCAGATGGCACCTCCGGTATTCGTCCGGCACAGATGCGTGGACTAGCGCCGGATCAAACATTGGTGCTGATCAATGGCAAGCGCCGCCACCTATCGGCGCAAATCAATGTCAATGGCACGATTGGGCGCGGCAGTTCAGCCGTTGATCTGAACACGATTCCCATCACCGCGATTGAGCGTATAGAAGTGCTGCGTGATGGGGCCTCGGCACAATATGGCTCAGATGCAATCGCCGGGGTCATCAATATTGTGCTGAAAGGTGCCACTCAGGATGGCAGTTTGGCAGTGGAACACGGTCAGTACAGCGCCGGCGATGGTGCCACATCCAAGCTATCCGGGGATTCCGGAATCTCTTTCGCTAACGGACGCGGCACGCTGCACCTGGCAATGGACATCAGCCAACAAGAGCAGACTAATCGTGCTGGTCCCTATCAAGGGAGCGCGCCCAATACCGGCAACTATCCCGACATTGGACGTACTGCATTTATCTACGGTGACCCAGGGGTCAATGCGGCTGCGTTCTCAGCTAATGGCATGTTCCATGTTGGGGAGCATGTGAAGGGTTACGCCAACGCCATGCTCAGCAACCGCGACATTACGTCGTTTGCGTTCTATCGCTCACGCAATCACAACGGGCAAAGCATGTTGCTGGCGCAGCGATATCCAGAGGGTTACGTGCCTGAAATCGAGCAGAACAGCAAAGACCGTTCACTGGTTGCCGGACTCAAGGGCAGCACCGAGCACGGCTTGAACTGGGATATGAGCTACAACTATGGAAGCAATCATATCGGCTTCCACACCAACAACAGCATTAACTACAGTCTGGGTGTGGAAAGTCCAAGGGATTTCTACGATGGTGCGTTGGAGTACACGCAACACTTGCTCAACACCGATTTTACTAAGGTGCTGGATTGGGGCCTGACTTATCCAGTCACACTCTCCTTCGGCACCGAATACCGCTATGAACAGTGGAACCAGTCCCCTGGCATTCCGGCTTCATATAACGGCATGACCGGCGGCGCGCAGGGATTTGCGGGGTTTTCACCTCTGAATACCGTGCATGCGAACCGTAATAATTACGCTCTGTATGCTGGACTGGATGGCGATCTTAGCGAGCACCTATCTGCAGGAGTGGCCGGGCGGTTCGAGCACTACTCTGATTTTGGCAATCAGACATCAGGCAAGCTCTCGGCACGCTATGCATTGACTGATCAGGCGGCGCTACGCGCCACCATCGGCAATGGCTTTCGTGCGCCGTCACTGGCACAGCAACGCTACCAAGTGGTCACCAGTACCTACAGCAACGGTACTTTCTACGAGTCAGGGACGTTCCCGACAACGAGTCCCGTTGCGCAAGCACTGGGTGCAGCGCCGCTGCGGGCTGAATCATCGTTGTCCTATAGCCTGGGTTTGGTACTACAACCGTTCGAACGGCTTTATTTGACGCTGGATACCTACCAAATCGACATCGCGCACCGGATCTTGCTGTCTTCCAATCTTAACGATGCAGCGGTACTTGCTGCACTACAGCAACAAGGCAATAGCAACGTTACCAGCGTTCGCTATTTCGCAAACGCGGCCAATACCCGCACCCGTGGTGTCGACTTGGTCGGTACGTATACGATTCCGTTCGCTGTAGGTCAGCTTGATCTGACCACAAGCTACAGTGGCATCGGCACCAGGATTCGCAGTGCAGTCACACAGCCAGCAGCACTCTCGGCCATCGGTTCAACGCAGACGATTGTAGGACGGGACGAAATCGGTCGGCTGGAAGAGAGTTTCCCGAAAGACAAGCTGATCCTCAGCGGTACGTGGAAGCTGACACAGTGGGATCTGATGCTCGCAGCAACACGCTACGGCACGGTAACGGTGCGTAATCCAACGTCCGTCTCACGCGATCAGACGTACGGCGCTCGCTGGGTAGTCGATGCGTCGGCCAGCTATAAGTCAGACATGCACTGGATGTTGACGTTGGGTGCAAACAATCTGTTGAATGCTTATCCAGATAAAACAGTCAACGCAATCAACTCGATCTACGGACAGATGCCTTACAGCAACTATGCGCCCTTCGGTTTTAACGGGACGTACGTGTATGCACGTATCGGTTACAGTTGGTAA